In the Drosophila gunungcola strain Sukarami unplaced genomic scaffold, Dgunungcola_SK_2 000001F, whole genome shotgun sequence genome, one interval contains:
- the LOC128263503 gene encoding mucin-5AC → MISRHEKNQRDRANEPSHTMISERHKSRDLVTILGLLHLLLLGVASGHVIEVLAQSTTASTSQTLQTLQTLQTSQTSQTLETKTNASQDGAGLTTAPRLDPNNNNEWRPLGHGDPLQKDPTYDYSPPALERVRYWAENNSTGQSNPEARKKELPPEVLRNKTKSEVLLLGVASERVRVPHSHSYPPVGLGQHQHQQQHQQQLQQQAKYAASIRRSYYAPTQQQHSPQVPQMPQQSQHMATHLHAQQHMPHTHLMPPPMMMMMKSGASSVPHMEYRHNSMMATGAPTSYMSYMSSPTPKQAMTSSVIYHQPAMGHHTSLSASTPWITSMPPAHRLSYSDPHLQESMHTYSFSRPHHQQSVSYSPNSLPGHQGGPKTGLRKPWLHELLQKEVVVTSKPKVKPTMPATKYLMGTSKPHHSLPPVGFGISSTRPPFTYAPVTFVPGPPTIAVPTVAVPTRQEPQPDIYITPTPQASSSGFRPMLVTSPTTVGTTPSTTASTLPIYQRTSTTTSNRLLIPQTNNLAQRPTVAPAASEPTTDSLFSHYKQPPKPLLGPMYLIIEGHSKVKTYGQNELDPHSPKIVPVISKREPVVRLADPNDKRGTVESYQVKHLHTKTTPMTTTTTTSKPTTAKPSTTRATERAPVYSTTKAPVSTTTKPKITSTSKTTKATTTTTTKVPISSTTPLIPPQPKPEAASDVNDLLSLLDNMFADAHEIASSTTGTPPLANSTTSTVLKPVSTKLLPQEPEPRISSSAANIESLLEDDTHEDDEAGEDPGSPISTETPPRATRQVFDYDQLPESRIKEGVTVSDIMEYNDDEEPDDEELEGDDETATDGELEDEEEPDESHNLLKRIDQFVDDVDDGDDDLEDLIEGLDDGEIDERRQQH, encoded by the exons ATG ATAAGCCGACACGAAAAAAACCAGAGAGACCGAGCCAACGAACCGAGCCACACGATGATTAGTGAACGCCACAAGAGCCGCGATTTGGTTACGATACTTGGCCTGCTCCACCTCCTGCTCCTCGGAGTCGCCTCCGGCCATGTGATCGAGGTCTTGGCTCAATCAACAACCGCATCCACATCGCAGACGTTGCAGACTTTGCAGACTTTGCAGACTTCGCAGACATCGCAAACTTTGGAGACGAAGACGAATGCCAGTCAGGATGGGGCTGGTCTGACAACAG CCCCGCGGCTGGATccgaacaacaacaacgagtGGCGACCACTTGGACACGGAGATCCGCTGCAGAAGGACCCCACCTACGACTACAGTCCGCCGGCCTTGGAACGAGTTCGCTATTGGGCGGAGAACAACAGCACGGGTCAGAGTAATCCGGAGGCCAGGAAAAAGGAGCTGCCGCCAGAGGTCCTTCGCAATAAGACCAAGAGCGAGGTTCTGCTGTTGGGCGTGGCCAGTGAACGGGTTAGGGTGCCCCACTCCCATTCATATCCGCCAGTTGGCTTAGgacagcatcagcatcagcagcagcaccagcagcagctgcagcaacaggCTAAATATGCAGCCTCCATCCGGAGGAGCTACTATGCCCCCACCCAACAGCAACATAGCCCACAAGTGCCACAAATGCCACAACAAAGCCAGCATATGGCAACGCATTTACATGCCCAGCAGCACATGCCACATACCCACTTGATGCCACCAcccatgatgatgatgatgaaatcGGGCGCCTCCTCCGTTCCTCACATGGAATATAGACACAACAGCATGATGGCCACAGGAGCACCCACCTCGTACATGAGCTACATGAGTTCGCCAACGCCCAAACAGGCGATGACCTCCTCTGTGATCTACCATCAGCCAGCGATGGGTCACCACACTTCATTGTCGGCGTCAACGCCTTGGATTACGAGTATGCCACCAGCACATCGCCTAAGCTACTCAGACCCACATCTGCAGGAATCGATGCACACCTATAGCTTTTCGAGGCCCCACCACCAGCAATCGGTTAGCTATTCGCCCAACTCGCTGCCAGGACATCAGGGTGGACCAAAAACAGGTCTCAGGAAGCCCTGGCTGCATGAGTTGCTCCAGAAGGAGGTGGTGGTGACGTCCAAGCCCAAGGTTAAGCCCACAATGCCGGCCACCAAGTATCTGATGGGCACGAGTAAGCCACATCATTCACTGCCACCTGTTGGTTTTGGCATCAGTTCCACCCGCCCACCGTTTACCTATGCCCCAGTGACCTTTGTGCCCGGACCACCCACCATAGCAGTGCCCACTGTGGCAGTGCCCACCAGACAAGAACCGCAGCCGGACATCTACATCACACCCACTCCGCAAGCGAGTAGCTCTGGCTTTAGACCCATGTTGGTGACCAGCCCGACCACCGTGGGAACCACTCCATCGACCACAGCGTCCACTTTACCCATTTATCAGCGGACCAGCACAACAACCAGTAATCGTTTGCTGATCCCCCAGACAAACAATCTGGCCCAGCGACCCACAGTGGCTCCGGCTGCGAGTGAACCCACCACCGACTCGCTTTTCTCCCATTACAAGCAACCACCGAAGCCCCTGCTAGGACCCATGTACCTCATCATCGAGGGCCATTCGAAGGTGAAGACCTATGGACAAAACGAATTGGATCCACATAGTCCGAAGATAGTGCCGGTCATCTCGAAGAGGGAACCAGTGGTCAGGCTAGCCGATCCCAATGACAAGCGGGGAACCGTGGAGTCCTACCAGGTCAAACATTTGCACACCAAAACAACGCCCATGACAACGACCACAACGACTAGCAAACCCACTACCGCAAAGCCCTCGACCACAAGAGCTACTGAAAGAGCTCCTGTTTACAGCACTACTAAAGCACCAGTTAGCACTACCACTAAGCCTAAAATAACCAGCACATCTAAAACCACTAAGGcgacaacaacgacaacaaccaAAGTGCCAATTAGCAGTACTACTCCATTGATTCCACCACAACCAAAGCCAGAAGCAGCAAGTGATGTAAATGATCTACTTAGTCTACTGGACAATATGTTCGCCGATGCCCATGAGATCGCCTCATCCACAACCGGGACACCTCCGTTGGCCAACTCCACCACGAGCACCGTGCTGAAGCCAGTTAGTACCAAGTTGTTGCCCCAAGAACCGGAACCCAGGATTTCCAGTAGTGCGGCGAACATAGAGAGTCTGCTCGAAGATGACACCCATGAAGATGATGAAGCTGGCGAGGATCCAGGGTCACCGATTTCCACTGAGACACCACCGCGAGCAACGCGTCAGGTCTTTGACTATGATCAATTGCCAGAGTCACGGATTAAAGAGGGGGTCACCGTCAGCGACATTATGGAATACAACGATGATGAGGAGCCGGATGATGAGGAGCTGGAGGGAGATGATGAAACGGCCACCGATGGTGAACTGGAAGACGAGGAGGAGCCAGACGAATCGCACAATTTACTCAAGCGAATCGATCAATTTGTGGATGATGTAGACGATGGCGATGACGATTTGGAGGATCTGATCGAAGGTCTGGACGACGGGGAGATCGACGAAAGGCGACAGCAGCATTAG